In the Hordeum vulgare subsp. vulgare chromosome 7H, MorexV3_pseudomolecules_assembly, whole genome shotgun sequence genome, one interval contains:
- the LOC123413092 gene encoding GDSL esterase/lipase At1g28580-like isoform X2: MGSIVSMALLFVFGVLLPNADLGSCGCFKRIFAFGDSIIDTGNFRSGSMWKPPYGGTYFHHPMGRCSDGRLIVDFYALGLPLLPPSGPEEKTGQFPTGANFAVSGSVALCPDYYSKRYNFNMGHVCLEWQLGSFKAVLARIAPGKAATKSLLRESLIVFGEIGGNDYNFWFYDRDRSRDTPYEFMPDVISRIGSGVQEVINLGAKTILVPGNFPIGCVPVYLSGHKTNMSADYDQFGCLKWYNEFSQKHNQLLKKEVGRLKSRNPGVKIIYADYYGAAMEFVRNPKRNGINDPLVACCGGNGPYGTGHDCDLNAKVCRDPSRFANWDQVHMTEKAYSVIAHGVLNGPYADIPLLHAC; this comes from the exons ATGGGGAGTATCGTTTCCATGGCTCTCCTCTTCGTCTTTGGAGTCCTGTTGCCTAACGCCGATCTCGGGTCATGTGGCTGCTTTAAGCGCATCTTCGCCTTCGGCGACTCCATTATCGACACCGGCAACTTTCGTTCAGGTTCGATGTGGAAGCCCCCTTATGGAGGAACCTACTTCCACCATCCCATGGGCCGCTGCTCCGACGGGCGACTCATTGTGGACTTCTACG CGTTGGGCCTGCCACTCCTGCCGCCGAGTGGGCCCGAGGAGAAGACGGGGCAATTCCCCACCGGTGCCAACTTCGCCGTGTCAGGCTCTGTTGCCCTGTGCCCCGACTACTACAGTAAAAGGTATAACTTCAATATGGGGCACGTTTGCCTCGAATGGCAGCTCGGTTCCTTCAAGGCAGTGCTCGCACGGATAGCTCCTGGAAAAG CTGCCACCAAGAGTCTCCTTAGAGAGTCCCTCATCGTCTTTGGCGAGATCGGCGGCAACGACTATAACTTCTGGTTCTACGATCGTGATCGCAGCCGTGACACACCGTATGAGTTCATGCCGGATGTGATCTCCCGCATTGGCTCCGGCGTCCAAGAGGTGATCAACCTCGGCGCCAAGACGATCCTTGTTCCGGGAAACTTCCCCATCGGGTGCGTCCCGGTTTACCTCAGTGGGCACAAGACTAACATGTCCGCGGACTATGACCAGTTCGGCTGCCTCAAGTGGTACAACGAGTTCTCTCAGAAGCACAACCAACTATTGAAGAAGGAGGTTGGCCGGCTCAAATCTCGCAACCCTGGCGTGAAGATCATCTACGCCGACTACTATGGCGCCGCCATGGAGTTTGTCAGGAACCCCAAGAGGAATGGCATCAATGACCCCCTGGTGGCGTGTTGTGGTGGCAACGGCCCCTATGGCACCGGCCATGATTGCGACCTCAATGCGAAGGTTTGCCGCGACCCATCCAGGTTCGCCAACTGGGACCAGGTTCACATGACAGAGAAGGCCTACAGTGTCATCGCCCATGGGGTGCTCAACGGCCCGTATGCGGACATCCCGTTGCTCCACGCTTGCTAG
- the LOC123413092 gene encoding GDSL esterase/lipase At1g28580-like isoform X1: MGSIVSMALLFVFGVLLPNADLGSCGCFKRIFAFGDSIIDTGNFRSGSMWKPPYGGTYFHHPMGRCSDGRLIVDFYAQALGLPLLPPSGPEEKTGQFPTGANFAVSGSVALCPDYYSKRYNFNMGHVCLEWQLGSFKAVLARIAPGKAATKSLLRESLIVFGEIGGNDYNFWFYDRDRSRDTPYEFMPDVISRIGSGVQEVINLGAKTILVPGNFPIGCVPVYLSGHKTNMSADYDQFGCLKWYNEFSQKHNQLLKKEVGRLKSRNPGVKIIYADYYGAAMEFVRNPKRNGINDPLVACCGGNGPYGTGHDCDLNAKVCRDPSRFANWDQVHMTEKAYSVIAHGVLNGPYADIPLLHAC, from the exons ATGGGGAGTATCGTTTCCATGGCTCTCCTCTTCGTCTTTGGAGTCCTGTTGCCTAACGCCGATCTCGGGTCATGTGGCTGCTTTAAGCGCATCTTCGCCTTCGGCGACTCCATTATCGACACCGGCAACTTTCGTTCAGGTTCGATGTGGAAGCCCCCTTATGGAGGAACCTACTTCCACCATCCCATGGGCCGCTGCTCCGACGGGCGACTCATTGTGGACTTCTACG CGCAAGCGTTGGGCCTGCCACTCCTGCCGCCGAGTGGGCCCGAGGAGAAGACGGGGCAATTCCCCACCGGTGCCAACTTCGCCGTGTCAGGCTCTGTTGCCCTGTGCCCCGACTACTACAGTAAAAGGTATAACTTCAATATGGGGCACGTTTGCCTCGAATGGCAGCTCGGTTCCTTCAAGGCAGTGCTCGCACGGATAGCTCCTGGAAAAG CTGCCACCAAGAGTCTCCTTAGAGAGTCCCTCATCGTCTTTGGCGAGATCGGCGGCAACGACTATAACTTCTGGTTCTACGATCGTGATCGCAGCCGTGACACACCGTATGAGTTCATGCCGGATGTGATCTCCCGCATTGGCTCCGGCGTCCAAGAGGTGATCAACCTCGGCGCCAAGACGATCCTTGTTCCGGGAAACTTCCCCATCGGGTGCGTCCCGGTTTACCTCAGTGGGCACAAGACTAACATGTCCGCGGACTATGACCAGTTCGGCTGCCTCAAGTGGTACAACGAGTTCTCTCAGAAGCACAACCAACTATTGAAGAAGGAGGTTGGCCGGCTCAAATCTCGCAACCCTGGCGTGAAGATCATCTACGCCGACTACTATGGCGCCGCCATGGAGTTTGTCAGGAACCCCAAGAGGAATGGCATCAATGACCCCCTGGTGGCGTGTTGTGGTGGCAACGGCCCCTATGGCACCGGCCATGATTGCGACCTCAATGCGAAGGTTTGCCGCGACCCATCCAGGTTCGCCAACTGGGACCAGGTTCACATGACAGAGAAGGCCTACAGTGTCATCGCCCATGGGGTGCTCAACGGCCCGTATGCGGACATCCCGTTGCTCCACGCTTGCTAG